A stretch of the Bombyx mori chromosome 12, ASM3026992v2 genome encodes the following:
- the LOC101744274 gene encoding disks large 1 tumor suppressor protein isoform X8 gives MPVRKQEAHRALELLEDYHSKLIKPQDRQLRLAIERVIRIFKSRLFQALLDIQEFYELTLLDDTKSVQQKTAETIRIANKWELDSNRREISTDEIEYRSVSNAFLHDNNKKSESRNETPDSGKVRSVVSPSDEVEEKKAHVASSEMKQNEIKLQVNGIEGGANERTQGEDGYIYLSVALSRAGGAGLGFSIAGGSDNPHVADDPHIYVTKLIPGGAAAASQLLINDAILQVNDVNVENVTHAEAVDALKKAGSTVRLKVRRRAIEDTLNVSQVSNKEESVEIELIKGGSGLGFSIAGGLGNQHIPGDNGIYVTKIMAGGAAHQDGRLRVGDKLLMVKNTSNGDVNLDNVTHEDAVAALKATGERVLLVLVPGPRHGQPSPRTSRANTPSSAANSLRREDATDGGEEVRVVELEKGPSGLGFNIVGGEDGHGIYVSFLLAGGPAERSGALRRGDRLLAVNDLDISHATHEQAAKALKSTGQIVKLTVVYRPQEYNKFEARINELKQHHTLLRTSQKRSLYVRALFDYDPIRDDGLPSRGLPFRYGDILHVTNASDDEWWQARRLGQDKVDTDAIGIIPSKRRWERKQRARDRQVKFQGQGTPVSTSQSTLERKKKTLSFSRKFPFMKSREDGKSEDGSDQEPFMLCYTQEDANADGEILYRVELPMMEEITLIYLEDESQDETVLSYETVQQLTIAYTRPVIILGPLKDRINDDLISEFPDKFGSCVPHTTRPRRDYEVDGRDYHFVASREQMERDIQNHLFIEAGQYNDNLYGTSVASVREVAEKGKHCILDVSGNAIKRLQVAQLFPIAIFIKPKSVESIMEMNKRMTEEQAKKTYERALKMEQEFAEYFTGYNHPVS, from the exons ATATCCAAGAGTTCTATGAGCTCACTCTCCTCGATGATACGAAGTCAGTACAACAGAAAACTGCAGAAACAATCCGTATCGCTAACAAGTGGGAATTGGACAGCAACAGACGAGAG ATATCAACGGATGAAATTGAATATAGATCGGTATCAAATGCATTTCTACACGACAACAATAAGAAGTCTGAATCACGTAATGAGACACCAGACTCGGGTAAG GTGCGTTCTGTCGTATCACCAAGTGATGAAGTTGAAGAAAAGAAA GCTCACGTCGCATCATCTGAAATGAAGCAG AATGAAATAAAGTTACAGGTTAATGGCATAGAAGGTGGAGCAAATGAAAGAACACAGGGTGAGGATGGCTACATTTACCTCTCGGTGGCACTGTCTCGAGCTGGTGGTGCTGGCTTGGGCTTCAGCATTGCAGGAGGGTCTGACAATCCCCATGTGGCAGATGACCCTCATATCTATGTCACAAAGCTCATACCTGGTGGTGCTGCTGCAGCCAGTCAGTTACTGATTAATGATGCTATTTTACag GTGAATGATGTGAATGTAGAAAATGTGACACATGCTGAAGCGGTTGATGCACTGAAAAAGGCTGGTAGTACTGTGAGATTg AAAGTGCGACGTCGAGCTATAGAAGATACCCTAAACGTGTCACAAGTGTCAAACAAAGAGGAATCTGTGGAAATAGAACTTATAAAAGGTGGCTCTGGCTTGGGCTTCAGTATAGCAGGCGGACTCGGTAACCAACACATACCCGGTGAcaacggcatttacgttaccAAAATCATGGCCGGCGGCGCTGCGCATCAAGATGGACGTTTAAGAGTTGGTGATAAATTGCTTATGGTCAAAAACACTTCT aacGGAGATGTCAATTTGGATAACGTGACACACGAGGATGCCGTGGCCGCTCTAAAGGCAACAGGAGAACGCGTGTTGCTAGTTTTGGTACCAGGGCCGAGACACGGACAACCCTCGCCGCGCACTTCTCGAGCTAACACAC cgtCGAGCGCAGCAAATTCTCTCCGACGCGAAGACGCAACGGACGGCGGCGAGGAGGTACGCGTGGTGGAGCTGGAGAAAGGTCCCTCGGGCCTGGGGTTCAACATCGTCGGTGGCGAAGACGGGCACGGCATCTACGTTTCTTTCCTGTTGGCCGGCGGACCTGCGGAGAGGTCCGGCGCTCTACGGAGAGGAGACCGTCTGCTCGCAGTCAACGATCTTGACATATCGCACGCCACACACGAACAGGCCGCCAAAGCCCTGAAG aGCACGGGTCAAATTGTTAAATTGACTGTTGTGTATCGTCCACAAGAATACAATAAGTTTGAAGCACGAATCAATGAATTGAAACAACATCATACGCTATTACGGACATCTCAAAAACGATCCTTGTATGTAAG AGCATTATTTGACTACGACCCCATTCGAGACGATGGTCTACCTTCGAGAGGATTGCCGTTTCGATATGGCGATATATTGCATGTTACAAATGCGTCCGATGACGAATGGTGGCAAGCCAG AAGGCTGGGTCAGGATAAAGTGGACACCGATGCTATCGGTATAATTCCTTCGAAACGTCGATGGGAAAGAAAACAGCGGGCACGCGATCGACAAGTTAAATTCCAGGGACAGGGTACACCGGTCAGTACG AGCCAATCCACTCTggaaaggaaaaagaaaactttATCTTTCAGTAGAAAATTCCCATTCATGAAGAGTCGAGAAGACGGCAAATCTGAAGATGGTTCCGATCAAGAAC CTTTCATGCTTTGTTACACGCAGGAGGACGCTAACGCTGACG GAGAAATCTTGTATCGAGTGGAACTTCCCATGATGGAGGAGATAACGCTCATATATCTCGAGGACGAGA GTCAAGACGAGACGGTGTTGTCTTACGAAACAGTTCAGCAATTGACGATCGCGTACACTCGGCCCGTGATAATATTGGGCCCATTGAAAGATAGAATAAACGACGACCTCATTTCCGAGTTCCCTGACAAGTTTGGAAGCTGCGTGCCTC ATACGACACGGCCAAGACGCGACTACGAGGTGGACGGGCGGGACTACCACTTCGTGGCCAGCCGCGAGCAGATGGAGCGCGACATACAGAATCACCTGTTCATCGAGGCCGGCCAGTACAACGACAATCTGTACGGAACGTCCGTGGCATCCGTGCGAGAAGTCGCCGAGAAG GGCAAGCATTGCATTTTGGACGTCAGCGGTAACGCAATCAAGAGATTGCAAGTAGCACAACTATTCCCTATTGCCATATTTATCAAACCAAAGAGTGTAGAGTCTATAat GGAAATGAACAAGAGAATGACAGAAGAACAAGCGAAGAAAACTTATGAACGTGCCCTTAAAATGGAGCAAGAATTCGCTGAATATTTTACTg GGTACAATCACCCGGTCAGTTAA
- the LOC101744274 gene encoding disks large 1 tumor suppressor protein isoform X22, producing MTERRKKKSHNGFLRKVSSLFNLDTAHVASSEMKQNEIKLQVNGIEGGANERTQGEDGYIYLSVALSRAGGAGLGFSIAGGSDNPHVADDPHIYVTKLIPGGAAAASQLLINDAILQVNDVNVENVTHAEAVDALKKAGSTVRLKVRRRAIEDTLNVSQVSNKEESVEIELIKGGSGLGFSIAGGLGNQHIPGDNGIYVTKIMAGGAAHQDGRLRVGDKLLMVKNTSNGDVNLDNVTHEDAVAALKATGERVLLVLVPGPRHGQPSPRTSRANTPSSAANSLRREDATDGGEEVRVVELEKGPSGLGFNIVGGEDGHGIYVSFLLAGGPAERSGALRRGDRLLAVNDLDISHATHEQAAKALKSTGQIVKLTVVYRPQEYNKFEARINELKQHHTLLRTSQKRSLYVRALFDYDPIRDDGLPSRGLPFRYGDILHVTNASDDEWWQARLGQDKVDTDAIGIIPSKRRWERKQRARDRQVKFQGQGTPVSTSQSTLERKKKTLSFSRKFPFMKSREDGKSEDGSDQERQDETVLSYETVQQLTIAYTRPVIILGPLKDRINDDLISEFPDKFGSCVPHTTRPRRDYEVDGRDYHFVASREQMERDIQNHLFIEAGQYNDNLYGTSVASVREVAEKGKHCILDVSGNAIKRLQVAQLFPIAIFIKPKSVESIMEMNKRMTEEQAKKTYERALKMEQEFAEYFTAVVTGDTPEEIYSKVKAVIAAESGPSVWVPRREPL from the exons ATGACAGAGAGAAGGAAGAAAAAGTCTCATAATGGATTTCTTCGGAAAGTCTCTTCACTATTTAATCTTGATACG GCTCACGTCGCATCATCTGAAATGAAGCAG AATGAAATAAAGTTACAGGTTAATGGCATAGAAGGTGGAGCAAATGAAAGAACACAGGGTGAGGATGGCTACATTTACCTCTCGGTGGCACTGTCTCGAGCTGGTGGTGCTGGCTTGGGCTTCAGCATTGCAGGAGGGTCTGACAATCCCCATGTGGCAGATGACCCTCATATCTATGTCACAAAGCTCATACCTGGTGGTGCTGCTGCAGCCAGTCAGTTACTGATTAATGATGCTATTTTACag GTGAATGATGTGAATGTAGAAAATGTGACACATGCTGAAGCGGTTGATGCACTGAAAAAGGCTGGTAGTACTGTGAGATTg AAAGTGCGACGTCGAGCTATAGAAGATACCCTAAACGTGTCACAAGTGTCAAACAAAGAGGAATCTGTGGAAATAGAACTTATAAAAGGTGGCTCTGGCTTGGGCTTCAGTATAGCAGGCGGACTCGGTAACCAACACATACCCGGTGAcaacggcatttacgttaccAAAATCATGGCCGGCGGCGCTGCGCATCAAGATGGACGTTTAAGAGTTGGTGATAAATTGCTTATGGTCAAAAACACTTCT aacGGAGATGTCAATTTGGATAACGTGACACACGAGGATGCCGTGGCCGCTCTAAAGGCAACAGGAGAACGCGTGTTGCTAGTTTTGGTACCAGGGCCGAGACACGGACAACCCTCGCCGCGCACTTCTCGAGCTAACACAC cgtCGAGCGCAGCAAATTCTCTCCGACGCGAAGACGCAACGGACGGCGGCGAGGAGGTACGCGTGGTGGAGCTGGAGAAAGGTCCCTCGGGCCTGGGGTTCAACATCGTCGGTGGCGAAGACGGGCACGGCATCTACGTTTCTTTCCTGTTGGCCGGCGGACCTGCGGAGAGGTCCGGCGCTCTACGGAGAGGAGACCGTCTGCTCGCAGTCAACGATCTTGACATATCGCACGCCACACACGAACAGGCCGCCAAAGCCCTGAAG aGCACGGGTCAAATTGTTAAATTGACTGTTGTGTATCGTCCACAAGAATACAATAAGTTTGAAGCACGAATCAATGAATTGAAACAACATCATACGCTATTACGGACATCTCAAAAACGATCCTTGTATGTAAG AGCATTATTTGACTACGACCCCATTCGAGACGATGGTCTACCTTCGAGAGGATTGCCGTTTCGATATGGCGATATATTGCATGTTACAAATGCGTCCGATGACGAATGGTGGCAAGCCAG GCTGGGTCAGGATAAAGTGGACACCGATGCTATCGGTATAATTCCTTCGAAACGTCGATGGGAAAGAAAACAGCGGGCACGCGATCGACAAGTTAAATTCCAGGGACAGGGTACACCGGTCAGTACG AGCCAATCCACTCTggaaaggaaaaagaaaactttATCTTTCAGTAGAAAATTCCCATTCATGAAGAGTCGAGAAGACGGCAAATCTGAAGATGGTTCCGATCAAGAAC GTCAAGACGAGACGGTGTTGTCTTACGAAACAGTTCAGCAATTGACGATCGCGTACACTCGGCCCGTGATAATATTGGGCCCATTGAAAGATAGAATAAACGACGACCTCATTTCCGAGTTCCCTGACAAGTTTGGAAGCTGCGTGCCTC ATACGACACGGCCAAGACGCGACTACGAGGTGGACGGGCGGGACTACCACTTCGTGGCCAGCCGCGAGCAGATGGAGCGCGACATACAGAATCACCTGTTCATCGAGGCCGGCCAGTACAACGACAATCTGTACGGAACGTCCGTGGCATCCGTGCGAGAAGTCGCCGAGAAG GGCAAGCATTGCATTTTGGACGTCAGCGGTAACGCAATCAAGAGATTGCAAGTAGCACAACTATTCCCTATTGCCATATTTATCAAACCAAAGAGTGTAGAGTCTATAat GGAAATGAACAAGAGAATGACAGAAGAACAAGCGAAGAAAACTTATGAACGTGCCCTTAAAATGGAGCAAGAATTCGCTGAATATTTTACTg CCGTGGTGACGGGCGACACGCCGGAAGAGATATACTCGAAGGTGAAGGCGGTGATCGCGGCGGAGAGCGGCCCGTCCGTGTGGGTGCCGCGCCGCGAGCCCCTGTGA
- the LOC101744274 gene encoding disks large 1 tumor suppressor protein isoform X21, whose product MTERRKKKSHNGFLRKVSSLFNLDTAHVASSEMKQVNGIEGGANERTQGEDGYIYLSVALSRAGGAGLGFSIAGGSDNPHVADDPHIYVTKLIPGGAAAASQLLINDAILQVNDVNVENVTHAEAVDALKKAGSTVRLKVRRRAIEDTLNVSQVSNKEESVEIELIKGGSGLGFSIAGGLGNQHIPGDNGIYVTKIMAGGAAHQDGRLRVGDKLLMVKNTSNGDVNLDNVTHEDAVAALKATGERVLLVLVPGPRHGQPSPRTSRANTPSSAANSLRREDATDGGEEVRVVELEKGPSGLGFNIVGGEDGHGIYVSFLLAGGPAERSGALRRGDRLLAVNDLDISHATHEQAAKALKSTGQIVKLTVVYRPQEYNKFEARINELKQHHTLLRTSQKRSLYVRALFDYDPIRDDGLPSRGLPFRYGDILHVTNASDDEWWQARLGQDKVDTDAIGIIPSKRRWERKQRARDRQVKFQGQGTPVSTSQSTLERKKKTLSFSRKFPFMKSREDGKSEDGSDQEPFMLCYTQEDANADGQDETVLSYETVQQLTIAYTRPVIILGPLKDRINDDLISEFPDKFGSCVPHTTRPRRDYEVDGRDYHFVASREQMERDIQNHLFIEAGQYNDNLYGTSVASVREVAEKGKHCILDVSGNAIKRLQVAQLFPIAIFIKPKSVESIMEMNKRMTEEQAKKTYERALKMEQEFAEYFTAVVTGDTPEEIYSKVKAVIAAESGPSVWVPRREPL is encoded by the exons ATGACAGAGAGAAGGAAGAAAAAGTCTCATAATGGATTTCTTCGGAAAGTCTCTTCACTATTTAATCTTGATACG GCTCACGTCGCATCATCTGAAATGAAGCAG GTTAATGGCATAGAAGGTGGAGCAAATGAAAGAACACAGGGTGAGGATGGCTACATTTACCTCTCGGTGGCACTGTCTCGAGCTGGTGGTGCTGGCTTGGGCTTCAGCATTGCAGGAGGGTCTGACAATCCCCATGTGGCAGATGACCCTCATATCTATGTCACAAAGCTCATACCTGGTGGTGCTGCTGCAGCCAGTCAGTTACTGATTAATGATGCTATTTTACag GTGAATGATGTGAATGTAGAAAATGTGACACATGCTGAAGCGGTTGATGCACTGAAAAAGGCTGGTAGTACTGTGAGATTg AAAGTGCGACGTCGAGCTATAGAAGATACCCTAAACGTGTCACAAGTGTCAAACAAAGAGGAATCTGTGGAAATAGAACTTATAAAAGGTGGCTCTGGCTTGGGCTTCAGTATAGCAGGCGGACTCGGTAACCAACACATACCCGGTGAcaacggcatttacgttaccAAAATCATGGCCGGCGGCGCTGCGCATCAAGATGGACGTTTAAGAGTTGGTGATAAATTGCTTATGGTCAAAAACACTTCT aacGGAGATGTCAATTTGGATAACGTGACACACGAGGATGCCGTGGCCGCTCTAAAGGCAACAGGAGAACGCGTGTTGCTAGTTTTGGTACCAGGGCCGAGACACGGACAACCCTCGCCGCGCACTTCTCGAGCTAACACAC cgtCGAGCGCAGCAAATTCTCTCCGACGCGAAGACGCAACGGACGGCGGCGAGGAGGTACGCGTGGTGGAGCTGGAGAAAGGTCCCTCGGGCCTGGGGTTCAACATCGTCGGTGGCGAAGACGGGCACGGCATCTACGTTTCTTTCCTGTTGGCCGGCGGACCTGCGGAGAGGTCCGGCGCTCTACGGAGAGGAGACCGTCTGCTCGCAGTCAACGATCTTGACATATCGCACGCCACACACGAACAGGCCGCCAAAGCCCTGAAG aGCACGGGTCAAATTGTTAAATTGACTGTTGTGTATCGTCCACAAGAATACAATAAGTTTGAAGCACGAATCAATGAATTGAAACAACATCATACGCTATTACGGACATCTCAAAAACGATCCTTGTATGTAAG AGCATTATTTGACTACGACCCCATTCGAGACGATGGTCTACCTTCGAGAGGATTGCCGTTTCGATATGGCGATATATTGCATGTTACAAATGCGTCCGATGACGAATGGTGGCAAGCCAG GCTGGGTCAGGATAAAGTGGACACCGATGCTATCGGTATAATTCCTTCGAAACGTCGATGGGAAAGAAAACAGCGGGCACGCGATCGACAAGTTAAATTCCAGGGACAGGGTACACCGGTCAGTACG AGCCAATCCACTCTggaaaggaaaaagaaaactttATCTTTCAGTAGAAAATTCCCATTCATGAAGAGTCGAGAAGACGGCAAATCTGAAGATGGTTCCGATCAAGAAC CTTTCATGCTTTGTTACACGCAGGAGGACGCTAACGCTGACG GTCAAGACGAGACGGTGTTGTCTTACGAAACAGTTCAGCAATTGACGATCGCGTACACTCGGCCCGTGATAATATTGGGCCCATTGAAAGATAGAATAAACGACGACCTCATTTCCGAGTTCCCTGACAAGTTTGGAAGCTGCGTGCCTC ATACGACACGGCCAAGACGCGACTACGAGGTGGACGGGCGGGACTACCACTTCGTGGCCAGCCGCGAGCAGATGGAGCGCGACATACAGAATCACCTGTTCATCGAGGCCGGCCAGTACAACGACAATCTGTACGGAACGTCCGTGGCATCCGTGCGAGAAGTCGCCGAGAAG GGCAAGCATTGCATTTTGGACGTCAGCGGTAACGCAATCAAGAGATTGCAAGTAGCACAACTATTCCCTATTGCCATATTTATCAAACCAAAGAGTGTAGAGTCTATAat GGAAATGAACAAGAGAATGACAGAAGAACAAGCGAAGAAAACTTATGAACGTGCCCTTAAAATGGAGCAAGAATTCGCTGAATATTTTACTg CCGTGGTGACGGGCGACACGCCGGAAGAGATATACTCGAAGGTGAAGGCGGTGATCGCGGCGGAGAGCGGCCCGTCCGTGTGGGTGCCGCGCCGCGAGCCCCTGTGA
- the LOC101744274 gene encoding disks large 1 tumor suppressor protein isoform X16: MTERRKKKSHNGFLRKVSSLFNLDTAHVASSEMKQNEIKLQVNGIEGGANERTQGEDGYIYLSVALSRAGGAGLGFSIAGGSDNPHVADDPHIYVTKLIPGGAAAASQLLINDAILQVNDVNVENVTHAEAVDALKKAGSTVRLKVRRRAIEDTLNVSQVSNKEESVEIELIKGGSGLGFSIAGGLGNQHIPGDNGIYVTKIMAGGAAHQDGRLRVGDKLLMVKNTSNGDVNLDNVTHEDAVAALKATGERVLLVLVPGPRHGQPSPRTSRANTPSSAANSLRREDATDGGEEVRVVELEKGPSGLGFNIVGGEDGHGIYVSFLLAGGPAERSGALRRGDRLLAVNDLDISHATHEQAAKALKSTGQIVKLTVVYRPQEYNKFEARINELKQHHTLLRTSQKRSLYVRALFDYDPIRDDGLPSRGLPFRYGDILHVTNASDDEWWQARRLGQDKVDTDAIGIIPSKRRWERKQRARDRQVKFQGQGTPVSTSQSTLERKKKTLSFSRKFPFMKSREDGKSEDGSDQEPFMLCYTQEDANADGQDETVLSYETVQQLTIAYTRPVIILGPLKDRINDDLISEFPDKFGSCVPHTTRPRRDYEVDGRDYHFVASREQMERDIQNHLFIEAGQYNDNLYGTSVASVREVAEKGKHCILDVSGNAIKRLQVAQLFPIAIFIKPKSVESIMEMNKRMTEEQAKKTYERALKMEQEFAEYFTAVVTGDTPEEIYSKVKAVIAAESGPSVWVPRREPL, translated from the exons ATGACAGAGAGAAGGAAGAAAAAGTCTCATAATGGATTTCTTCGGAAAGTCTCTTCACTATTTAATCTTGATACG GCTCACGTCGCATCATCTGAAATGAAGCAG AATGAAATAAAGTTACAGGTTAATGGCATAGAAGGTGGAGCAAATGAAAGAACACAGGGTGAGGATGGCTACATTTACCTCTCGGTGGCACTGTCTCGAGCTGGTGGTGCTGGCTTGGGCTTCAGCATTGCAGGAGGGTCTGACAATCCCCATGTGGCAGATGACCCTCATATCTATGTCACAAAGCTCATACCTGGTGGTGCTGCTGCAGCCAGTCAGTTACTGATTAATGATGCTATTTTACag GTGAATGATGTGAATGTAGAAAATGTGACACATGCTGAAGCGGTTGATGCACTGAAAAAGGCTGGTAGTACTGTGAGATTg AAAGTGCGACGTCGAGCTATAGAAGATACCCTAAACGTGTCACAAGTGTCAAACAAAGAGGAATCTGTGGAAATAGAACTTATAAAAGGTGGCTCTGGCTTGGGCTTCAGTATAGCAGGCGGACTCGGTAACCAACACATACCCGGTGAcaacggcatttacgttaccAAAATCATGGCCGGCGGCGCTGCGCATCAAGATGGACGTTTAAGAGTTGGTGATAAATTGCTTATGGTCAAAAACACTTCT aacGGAGATGTCAATTTGGATAACGTGACACACGAGGATGCCGTGGCCGCTCTAAAGGCAACAGGAGAACGCGTGTTGCTAGTTTTGGTACCAGGGCCGAGACACGGACAACCCTCGCCGCGCACTTCTCGAGCTAACACAC cgtCGAGCGCAGCAAATTCTCTCCGACGCGAAGACGCAACGGACGGCGGCGAGGAGGTACGCGTGGTGGAGCTGGAGAAAGGTCCCTCGGGCCTGGGGTTCAACATCGTCGGTGGCGAAGACGGGCACGGCATCTACGTTTCTTTCCTGTTGGCCGGCGGACCTGCGGAGAGGTCCGGCGCTCTACGGAGAGGAGACCGTCTGCTCGCAGTCAACGATCTTGACATATCGCACGCCACACACGAACAGGCCGCCAAAGCCCTGAAG aGCACGGGTCAAATTGTTAAATTGACTGTTGTGTATCGTCCACAAGAATACAATAAGTTTGAAGCACGAATCAATGAATTGAAACAACATCATACGCTATTACGGACATCTCAAAAACGATCCTTGTATGTAAG AGCATTATTTGACTACGACCCCATTCGAGACGATGGTCTACCTTCGAGAGGATTGCCGTTTCGATATGGCGATATATTGCATGTTACAAATGCGTCCGATGACGAATGGTGGCAAGCCAG AAGGCTGGGTCAGGATAAAGTGGACACCGATGCTATCGGTATAATTCCTTCGAAACGTCGATGGGAAAGAAAACAGCGGGCACGCGATCGACAAGTTAAATTCCAGGGACAGGGTACACCGGTCAGTACG AGCCAATCCACTCTggaaaggaaaaagaaaactttATCTTTCAGTAGAAAATTCCCATTCATGAAGAGTCGAGAAGACGGCAAATCTGAAGATGGTTCCGATCAAGAAC CTTTCATGCTTTGTTACACGCAGGAGGACGCTAACGCTGACG GTCAAGACGAGACGGTGTTGTCTTACGAAACAGTTCAGCAATTGACGATCGCGTACACTCGGCCCGTGATAATATTGGGCCCATTGAAAGATAGAATAAACGACGACCTCATTTCCGAGTTCCCTGACAAGTTTGGAAGCTGCGTGCCTC ATACGACACGGCCAAGACGCGACTACGAGGTGGACGGGCGGGACTACCACTTCGTGGCCAGCCGCGAGCAGATGGAGCGCGACATACAGAATCACCTGTTCATCGAGGCCGGCCAGTACAACGACAATCTGTACGGAACGTCCGTGGCATCCGTGCGAGAAGTCGCCGAGAAG GGCAAGCATTGCATTTTGGACGTCAGCGGTAACGCAATCAAGAGATTGCAAGTAGCACAACTATTCCCTATTGCCATATTTATCAAACCAAAGAGTGTAGAGTCTATAat GGAAATGAACAAGAGAATGACAGAAGAACAAGCGAAGAAAACTTATGAACGTGCCCTTAAAATGGAGCAAGAATTCGCTGAATATTTTACTg CCGTGGTGACGGGCGACACGCCGGAAGAGATATACTCGAAGGTGAAGGCGGTGATCGCGGCGGAGAGCGGCCCGTCCGTGTGGGTGCCGCGCCGCGAGCCCCTGTGA